In Neodiprion pinetum isolate iyNeoPine1 chromosome 6, iyNeoPine1.2, whole genome shotgun sequence, one genomic interval encodes:
- the Hlc gene encoding probable ATP-dependent RNA helicase DDX56 gives MSADKRIATDEEEEDEEEKPKNFHEMELDDRILKAVAKLGWLEPTLIQEKTIPLLLDGKDVLVRARTGSGKTAAFAIPIIQKILSGKQTQMRQEIKALILAPSKELCKQIHQVVSDLTNKCSREVKSVDISSPLELNAQKPLLAGKPDIVIATPGRLLQHLKANNVSVKKTLETLVIDEADLVFSFGYEDDVKSVLAYLPTVYQAVLASATLSEDVLLLKALVLHNPAILKLEEPPLAPPSQLAHYTLAAEENDKAAILYALLKLHLVRGKTIIFVNTVDRCYKLKLFLEQFGIPTCVLNSELPASARCRAVTYFNSGTYDIIIASDEKALEEPFMVKDKKSKRRKDNESGVARGIDFQFVSNVINFDFPLDVTSYIHRAGRTARGKNQGTALSFVAMRERSLLDEVDTQLKEGYNRENIFKTYQFKLDEVEGFRYRAKDAWKAVTRIAVREARLKEIKQEVLNCEKLKGYFEENPKDLKSLRQDKALHTVRQQPHLKDVPEYIVPQTLKRIAGIGKRKRKFDREAAATGSSASKSKHLARASNPLISLSIPRKK, from the exons ATGAGCGCGGATAAAAGAATTGCAAcagacgaggaggaggaggatgaagAGGAAAAGCCTAAAAACTTCCACGAGATGGAATTGGACGATCGAATACTCAAG GCAGTGGCAAAACTTGGCTGGCTGGAACCAACTTTGATTCAGGAAAAAACAATACCGCTTTTATTGGACGGAAAGGATGTATTGGTGCGAGCTAGAACTGGCTCTGGTAAAACTGCGGCCTTTGCAATACCAATAATACAAAAGATCTTGTCTGGTAAACAGACGCAGATGAGGCAGGAAATTAAAGCGTTGATACTAGCGCCTAGTAAAGAACTTTGCAAACAAATTCATCAAGTGGTGTCCGATTTGACGAACAAGTGCTCAAGGGAAGTAAAGTCTGTTGACATCAGCTCACCACTCGAACTTAATGCACAGAAACCCTTACTCGCAGGAAAACCAGATATTGTCATCGCCACGCCTGGCAGACTTCTACAACATCTTAAGGCTAATAATGTCAGTGTCAAAAAAACTTTGGAGACTCTTGTCATTGATGAGGCTGATTTG GTATTTTCATTTGGATATGAAGACGATGTTAAATCTGTACTAGCTTACTTGCCTACCGTCTACCAAGCTGTTCTAGCTTCGGCCACACTCTCCGAAGATGTACTGTTGTTGAAAGCATTAGTTCTACATAATCCAGCAATATTGAAATTAGAGGAGCCACCCTTAGCACCACCCTCACAATTGGCACATTATACTCTGGCTGCTGAAGAGAATGATAAAGCAGCTATATTGTATGCTTTGCTTAAACTGCATTTAGTCAG GGGAAAAACAATCATATTTGTAAATACAGTGGATCGGTGTTACAAGCTGAAGTTATTTTTGGAGCAATTTGGAATCCCAACATGCGTTCTGAACTCTGAGTTGCCTGCTAGTGCAAGATGCAGGGCAGTAACGTATTTCAATAGTGGGACTTATGATATTATCATAGCATCGGATGAGAAGGCCTTAGAAGAG CCATTTATGGTCAAAGATAAAAAATCTAAACGCAGAAAAGACAATGAGTCCGGTGTGGCACGAGGGATCGATTTTCAGTTTGTGTCTaatgtgataaattttgattttccatTGGATGTGACTTCTTATATTCATAGAGCAGGACGAACAGCAAGAGGTAAAAATCAAGGTACAGCGCTTAGCTTTGTAGCTATGCGAGAAAGATCTTTGCTCGATGAAGTTGACACTCAGTTGAAGGAAGGTTATAACAgggaaaatatattcaaaactTATCAGTTCAAATTAGACGAAGTCGAAGGTTTCAG GTATCGAGCAAAGGATGCCTGGAAAGCGGTGACCAGAATAGCAGTGCGCGAAGCTCGTctaaaagaaataaagcagGAAGTACTGAACTGTGAAAAGTTGAAGGggtattttgaagaaaatccaAAAGACCTAAAATCCCTGCGGCAAGACAAGGCACTGCACACGGTGAGGCAGCAGCCCCATTTGAAAGATGTTCCAGAGTACATAGTGCCCCAGACGCTGAAGAGGATAGCAGGAAtagggaaaagaaaacgaaaatttgacaGGGAAGCTGCAGCAACTGGGTCGAGTGCTAGCAAATCAAAACACTTAGCCAGAGCTTCGAATCCATTAATCAGTCTCAGCATACCGCGAAAAAAGTAA
- the LOC124221699 gene encoding protein PBDC1 isoform X2: MTHQWRQCGQSRRMSTQRYTLTLILCSVDPKLLRLTPHDDLIYKSFRESFPDFKVDKINEDELKSPEGKAKWRPFCEQFKEVVEDYSFGTLVRADCDGEYSEQNSILTSRIQFYAIELARNREGLNDNIRGKYKPRTAPK, translated from the exons ATGAC CCATCAGTGGAGGCAATGTGGGCAATCAAGGCGTATGAGCACGCAGAGATATACTTTAACGTTg ATATTATGTTCGGTGGATCCTAAGCTCCTAAGACTGACACCGCACGATGATTTGATCTACAAATCATTTAGAGAATCGTTTCCAGACTTTAAAGTAGACAAGATTAACGAGGATGAGCTTAAGTCGCCCGAAGGAAAAGCAAAGTGGAGGCCGTTTTGCGAACAATTCAAGGAGGTTGTAGAAGACTACAGTTTCGGCACCCTGGTAAGGGCGGATTGTGATGGAGAATATTCTGAACAAAACAGCATACTAACATCCAGAATCCAATTCTATGCTATTGAGTTGGCAAGAAACAGGGAAGGTCTGAATGACAATATCAGAGGGAAGTACAAGCCCAGAACGGCCCCTAAGTAA
- the LOC124221699 gene encoding protein PBDC1 isoform X1, producing MAHVGDVTADQLIAGSSVLSRPAEEFDNDPSVEAMWAIKAYEHAEIYFNILCSVDPKLLRLTPHDDLIYKSFRESFPDFKVDKINEDELKSPEGKAKWRPFCEQFKEVVEDYSFGTLVRADCDGEYSEQNSILTSRIQFYAIELARNREGLNDNIRGKYKPRTAPK from the exons ATGGCACATGTGGGTGATGTG ACAGCTGATCAATTGATAGCAGGAAGCAGCGTTCTGTCCAGGCCTGCCGAGGAGTTTGACAATGAC CCATCAGTGGAGGCAATGTGGGCAATCAAGGCGTATGAGCACGCAGAGATATACTTTAAC ATATTATGTTCGGTGGATCCTAAGCTCCTAAGACTGACACCGCACGATGATTTGATCTACAAATCATTTAGAGAATCGTTTCCAGACTTTAAAGTAGACAAGATTAACGAGGATGAGCTTAAGTCGCCCGAAGGAAAAGCAAAGTGGAGGCCGTTTTGCGAACAATTCAAGGAGGTTGTAGAAGACTACAGTTTCGGCACCCTGGTAAGGGCGGATTGTGATGGAGAATATTCTGAACAAAACAGCATACTAACATCCAGAATCCAATTCTATGCTATTGAGTTGGCAAGAAACAGGGAAGGTCTGAATGACAATATCAGAGGGAAGTACAAGCCCAGAACGGCCCCTAAGTAA
- the shtd gene encoding anaphase-promoting complex subunit 1 has translation MIAASDPLEYVPGGRQTILRHPGSVVAQQLANNQTAPGESFILQRLSQVNISEKTPQEFWSVRQNKTYGEEELYCSGKIAVHSKGSGSTRSLQTSYSCDSDIKHALWCVFHSTTPENVPNQPDFNEPSGSPIECICLLDSYNLKVFTETGEDYVSSLQFQVSSVWATKFGILLEKFPAPTTVSRYASLEASKLAAQNENQLPTAFSLKHPLDEICPLLLKHGSLSYMCDSHQKIVFTSSEPSLAVVYDTRTGLHSVYKIRKASSDECHVVCGNDTTPSIILNHSATGSPLNIGSNLSTNRSSTSKAHVSIFGIPNLQSSGIGMGISLAGGGVAATSPFASRAASYTTGSVSGASPSQQQHSRSQSPMAAISRSESPTTFSPLLGGPSSSIAHQTRLHHTVMATILGQSPNSPSSPCSSLHLQDPMASPSRPLYPELCLDHVWTENVGVSKDVISGPASKVLLTSDLVGQSYLGYLVPNRSQLFLVRLEKSNKQQQIIFGMVTSIVAKDAVSLPKLHMIVTVDLSNGVALYSGVTCVGKVHIAGVLSPLSSSNYYLPNFAQKLGSSPFPRRSSLIKPNCPMSHELAKFDEGLHLLSPVTSTTSRLPVMLENSMLDASLLALKEAVCNTVTLEYESGKFFRISLPEASTSSLVTTCLSTLRSVLQRDLAMQLLVKWYGARNAPGPQDFGPTQEWNLFVVVLLTLLGYDVDKVPLVQSDCDNDQPTGHNSPSVLPKKQKTNDSGSNDDWLYLMKSTEQKNSQEFVFDTLGLAKMRVISKSMDDQRCRNTASNTPAKINSQAILFPYLPLVLFSLHLVYEDLKLNLTMSDSLPLLVRFLHQLSTDLNFSAFSHHYFIDFPNICLLNNSKSQIGMSDLQKITPPIYMPMNPPNIFKTLSQLLIRRDIDPFPYLSQVNVRTKNIIQLTALITYGKENSGLQLEQFTKLVVPAGSRIDPQDLASRQEKETPRSSNYLGPEKAVLLYHEMGMSCKDLEILPPGVSLFLNEAMHQCRARPPSDWPTSVYALIDRQDLAALERHSLPLNVDCHMNTGKSCIVKDPEQDDGMEFDDTVLKLRFSKDHRVAEVKRLLNSSKPVRIAIAQRPDVSDHDFIEEQERHLHALCTRTMALPVARGMFTLRTSTPIITEQLPVPRLCLTGKAPPRGTSIELAHIDVPPNMNLWPLFHNGVAAGLRIHPNASNIDSTWIVYNKPQQSEFGIEHAGFLMALGLNGHLKNLAPFNMYEYLVECHETTSVGLLLGLSASHRATMDVSMTKLLSLHVETLLPPTSIELNVQQNIQVAALMGVGLVYQGTAHKHISHALLSEIGRPPGPEMKNCVDRESYSLAAGLALGLVVLGCGGGSDLSSIPDTLHYYMLGGNVRPLTGAQKDKYKSPSYQIREGDSINIDVTSQGATVALGLMYFNTGNRAVARWMQAPETQFLLDFVRPDLLLLRILAKSLILWDEIQPTTSWVSSHVPEIVYQYRLQKPTPEIMQTVDLETMNQAYCNIIAGACLALGLKYAGSANRNAFKTLYNYAQIFTALSHKSIAELAGKSTIETCLNVILLAAATVMAGTGDLQILRICRYIRTRVGPASSVVTYGSHLATHMALGLLFLGGGRYTLSNSPSAIAALLIALFPKFPTHSNDNRYHLQALRHLYVLAAEPRLLLPRDIDTGRLCYATVHLTFQSDNLASGQEVMLRAPCLLPELNSLKRVELRDDRYWNVVFEKGQNWERLMNMLERCDFVDVKQRAGCLSYQEDPHGFRSLVAKTLTTENVIAWAAKPENITSFTNDKTVLNIVKNFLQGLTKHKTKRISRHSETGRNSSKTNSSSLAQTSGRLSGYSEDLDEKMEVTESSHTSKNLSERLPNDHKNSEFNISERHLLQTFAIVAYECVVKDKISLLPLWVNLLKSLDVIGRQPNSYLVWQIKLIAIQVLERSKNEGRNLLLSSESALAIKQKTALIMDSWEPDLKPLLKEYLTNGIVEANSEMLARLTAYLTFYDLPYRINNRSAGDVSMFDLLLDPSNTQLPASTLHKLHNLLRIA, from the exons ATGATCGCCGCTTCCGATCCGCTG GAATATGTCCCAGGAGGACGACAGACGATCTTGCGGCATCCAGGTTCTGTCGTTGCCCAGCAATTGGCCAACAATCAAACTGCGCCAGGAGAGAGTTTCATTTTACAGAGGCTCAGTCAAGTGAATATATCAGAAAAAACGCCT CAAGAATTCTGGTCTGTTAGACAAAACAAAACTTACGGCGAAGAGGAATTGTACTGCTCAGGAAAAATTGCCGTTCACTCTAAAGGCAGCGGGTCTACGAGGTCGCTTCAAACTTCATACTCGTGTGACAGTGACATAAAGCATGCTCTCTGGTGTGTGTTTCACTCAACTACACCAGAAAATGTTCCTAATCAACCTGACTTTAATGAGCCTAGCGGGAGCCCCATTGAGTGTATTTGTCTCCTGGATTCATATAACCTGAAGGTTTTCACTGAAACTGGAGAAGACTATGTATCAAGCTTACAATTTCAA GTATCATCAGTTTGGGCTACGAAGTTTGGAATTTTGTTGGAAAAGTTCCCAGCTCCTACCACAGTGTCGAG GTATGCCTCTTTGGAAGCGAGCAAACTGGCGGCGCAAAATGAAAACCAATTACCCACAGCATTTTCTCTCAAGCATCCGTTGGACGAAATTTGTCCTCTGCTGCTGAAGCACG GTAGTCTCTCATATATGTGCGATTCGCATCAGAAAATAGTGTTTACAAGTTCTGAACCATCGCTAGCTGTTGTCTATGATACCCGTACTGGCCTACATTCAGTTTATAAAATCCGTAAGGCTTCGTCTGACGAGTGTCATGTCGTTTGTGGCAATGACACTACACCTAGTATTATTTTAAATCACTCTGCAACTGGCTCACCTCTTAATATCGGTAGCAATCTTTCTACCAACAGAAGCTCTACTAGCAAGGCTCACGTCAGTATTTTTG GTATTCCTAACTTGCAATCAAGTGGTATTGGTATGGGTATTAGTTTGGCGGGTGGCGGAGTAGCAGCCACGAGCCCTTTTGCATCTCGTGCGGCGTCATATACGACAGGCTCTGTCAGCGGGGCATCGCCTTCGCAGCAGCAACATTCAAGATCTCAGAGTCCAATGGCTGCTATTTCAAGATCTGAATCTCCCACGACTTTCTCTCCGTTATTGGGAGGCCCCAGCAGCTCTATAGCTCATCAAACTAGATTACATCACACAGTGATGGCAACGATTTTGGGGCAGTCGCCGAATAGTCCGAGTAGTCCTTGCAGTAGCTTGCATCTTCAAGATCCCATGGCCAGTCCTAGTAGGCCTCTGTATCCTGAACTTTGCCTGGATCACGTATGGACAGAAAATGTTGGAGTTTCGAA GGATGTCATATCTGGACCTGCATCGAAGGTTTTATTGACATCGGATCTTGTCGGTCAAAGTTATTTGGGATATTTAGTACCGAATAGATCTCAACTGTTTTTGGTACGACTTGAGAAGTCAAACAAACagcaacaaattattttcggAATGGTTACCAGTATAGTTGCAAAAGATGCTGTCAGTTTGCCG aaacttcACATGATTGTGACGGTAGATTTGTCCAACGGAGTCGCACTTTATTCCGGAGTGACCTGCGTAGGCAAGGTTCATATTGCTGGAGTTTTGTCTCCTCTGTCAAGTTCCAACTACTATCTTCCAAATTTTGCCCAAAAACTTGGTAGCTCTCCATTTCCACGCAGAAGTTCATTGATCAAGCCAAATTGCCCAATGTCACATGAATTAGCTAAATTCGACGAAGGCTTACATTTGCTCAGTCCAGTTACCAGCACGACCTCAAGATTGCCTGTTATGCTAGAAAACTCAATGCTAGACGCGAGTTTACTTGCTCTCAAAGAGGCGGTATGCAACACAGTTACTCTGGAATACGAAAGTGGAAAATTCTtcagaatttctttgccgGAGGCCAGCACATCTTCTCTAG ttacAACATGCTTATCAACTCTTCGCAGCGTACTGCAGCGAGATCTGGCAATGCAATTATTGGTAAAGTGGTACGGCGCTCGAAACGCGCCTGGGCCTCAAGACTTCGGACCGACGCAAGAATGGAATCTGTTTGTGGTAGTCCTACTCACGCTTTTAGGGTACGACGTGGACAAAGTTCCGCTTGTTCAAAGCGATTGCGACAATGATCAGCCAACGGGTCACAATAGCCCTAGCGTTCTTccaaagaaacagaaaacTAATGATTCTGGATCAAATGACGACTGGCTTTACCTTATGAAGTCTACGGAGCAGAAAAACTCTCAAGAATTCGTCTTTGATACCCTTGGTCTTGCCAAAATGAGAGTTATCTCAAAATCGATGGATGACCAAAGGTGTAGAAATACTGCTTCAAACACCCCAGCAAAAATCAATTCGCAAGCTATTCTTTTTCCTTACCTCCCATTGGTCCTATTTTCTCTTCACTTAGTCTATGAAGATCTCAAATTAAATTTGACTATGTCAGATAGTCTGCCTCTGCTGGTTCGTTTTTTACACCAGTTGAGTACTGACCTCAATTTCAGCGCGTTCTCACATCattatttcattgattttccGAACATTTGTCTGCtgaataatagtaaatctcAAATCGGTATGTCAGATCTTCAGAAGATCACTCCTCCTATCTACATGCCGATGAATCCACCAAATATATTCAAAACCTTGAGTCAGTTATTAATCAGAAGAGATATAGATCCTTTTCCTTACTTGAGTCAAGTTAATGTACGCACGAAGAACATAATTCAATTGACAGCGTTAATAACATACGGGAAAGAAAATTCTGGTTTACAACTTGAACAGTTTACCAAACTAGTTGTACCAGCTGGAAGTCGTATTGACCCTCAAGATCTTGCTAGTAGGCAAGAGAAAGAAACACCACGAAGCTCCAATTATCTTGGGCCAGAGAAGGCGGTTCTGCTGTATCATGAAATGG GCATGAGCTGTAAAGATCTTGAAATCCTTCCACCCGGAGTTTCGTTATTTTTGAATGAAGCTATGCACCAATGTAGGGCAAGACCACCGTCTGACTGGCCAACGTCCGTGTACGCATTGATTGATCGTCAAGATTTGGCGGCATTGGAACGACATTCGTTGCCTTTGAATGTTGACTGTCACATGAATACGGGTAAAAGTTGTATAGTTAAAGATCCGGAGCAGGATGACGGGATGGAGTTTGACGACACT GTTCTTAAACTGAGGTTCAGCAAAGATCACAGGGTTGCTGAGGTGAAAAGGCTGTTGAATTCTTCAAAGCCAGTAAGAATCGCAATTGCTCAGCGCCCAGATGTAAGTGATCATGATTTTATCGAAGAACAAGAAAGGCATTTACATGCTTTGTGTACCAGAACTATGGCGCTTCCTGTTGCCAGAGGCATGTTTACGCTGAGAACCTCAACACCGATCATTACCGAACAGCTTCCGGTGCCTCGTCTCTGTCTTACAG GTAAGGCTCCTCCACGTGGTACATCAATTGAGCTAGCACATATAGACGTACCGCCAAATATGAATTTGTGGCCACTTTTCCACAACGGAGTTGCAGCGGGACTCCGGATTCACCCCAATGCGTCAAACATTGACTCCACTTGGATAGTTTACAATAAACCACAGCAAAGTGAATTTGGTATTGAGCATGCTGGTTTCCTTATGGCGCTGGGGCTGAACGGTCATCTTAAAAATCTGGCTCCCTTCAATATGTACGAATATTTAGTTGAGTGCCACGAAACAACCAGCGTAGGCCTTTTACTTGGCTTATCTGCATCCCACAGAGCCACCATGGACGTTTCCATGACAAAGCTTCTATCTTTACACGTTGAAACTTTACTACCACCTACTAGCATCGAACTTAACGTGCAACAGAATATTCAAGTCGCCGCACTAATGGGCGTTGGTCTTGTGTATCAGGGAACAGCTCACAAACATATTTCTCATGCACTGTTATCAGAGATTG GAAGACCTCCCGGTccagagatgaaaaattgcgtTGATCGCGAGTCTTATTCATTAGCTGCAGGGTTGGCCTTGGGTTTAGTTGTCTTAGGATGCGGAGGGGGGTCGGATTTGTCCAGTATTCCTGACACTCTACACTACTACATGCTCGGAGGAAATGTGAGGCCTCTGACTGGTGCGCAGAAGGACAAATACAAATCGCCCAG ttatCAGATCCGGGAGGGGGATTCTATCAACATAGATGTTACTAGTCAGGGTGCAACGGTGGCGCTGGGCTTGATGTATTTCAACACGGGAAATCGGGCTGTTGCACGATGGATGCAAGCTCCAGAGACGCAGTTTCTCTTGGATTTTGTTAGACCGGATCTACTTCTGCTGAGAATACTCGCCAAGTCGCTTATTCTATGGGATGAAATTCAGCCAACCACCTCTTGGGTATCTAGTCATGTACCAGAGATCGTTTATCAGTACAGGCTGCAGAAACCAACACCAGAAATCATGCAAACCGTGGATTTGGAGACCATGAA CCAAGCGTATTGCAACATTATCGCAGGCGCCTGTTTGGCATTAGGTTTGAAATATGCAGGATCGGCGAACAGGAATGCTTTCAAGACGCTGTATAATTACGCACAAATATTTACAGCGCTTTCGCATAAATCAATTGCCGAACTAGCTGGGAAATCAACAATTGAAACTTGTTTAAATGTCATATTGTTAGCTGCTGCGACTGTGATGGCTGGTACAGGAGACCTCCAG ATTCTCAGGATATGTCGATATATAAGAACTCGGGTTGGTCCTGCAAGCAGTGTCGTCACGTACGGCTCGCATTTAGCAACCCACATGGCTCTTGGACTGTTGTTCTTAGGTGGTGGCAGATACACTCTCTCTAACAGCCCAAGTGCCATTGCTGCGCTTCTCATCGCTCTTTTTCCAAAGTTTCCGACGCACAGCAATGACAACAG GTATCATTTGCAAGCATTGCGCCATTTGTATGTATTGGCCGCTGAACCACGTCTGCTTCTACCGAGAGACATAGACACGGGTCGTTTATGTTATGCGACTGTACATTTAACTTTTCAATCGGACAATCTGGCCAGTGGTCAAGAGGTTATGCTAAGGGCTCCGTGTTTGTTACCAGAATTGAATAGTCTGAAAAGAGTAGAGCTGAGGGATGATAGATATTGGAATGTGGTGTTTGAAAAAGGACAGAATTGGGAGCGTTTAATGAATATGTTGGAGAGGTGTGACTTCGTTGACGTTAAGCAGAGAGCCGGATGTCTGTCTTACCAGGAAGATCCACAT GGATTTAGAAGCCTAGTAGCAAAAACATTGACGACTGAAAATGTTATCGCTTGGGCTGCAAAACCGGAGAACATAACGTCATTTACAAACGATAAGACTGTACTGAAtatagtgaaaaattttttgcaaggACTGACTAAGCATAAGacaaaaagaatttcgagaCATTCTGAAACTGGTAGAAACTCTAGCAAAACAAATTCCAGTTCTTTAGCGCAGACCTCGGGAAGACTGTCCGGTTATTCGGAGGATTTGGACGAAAAAATGGAAGTCACAGAATCGTCTCACACTTCGAAAAATCTTTCGGAAAGGTTACCAAATGAccataaaaattctgaatttaaCATCTCCGAGCGGCATTTACTCCAAACTTTTGCAATAGTTGCGTATGAATGCGTGGTCAAAGATAAAATAAGTCTGCTGCCGCTTTGGGTAAATTTGCTTAAAAGTTTAGACGTCATTGGGAGACAACCCAATAGCTATTTGGTTTGGCAAATAAAACTGATTGCCATTCAAGTATTAGAGAGatcaaaaaatgaaggaaGAAACTTGTTGCTAAGCTCTGAAAGTGCTTTGGCAATTAAACAGAAGACGGCCCTAATTATGGATAGTTGGGAACCtg ATTTAAAGCCGCTGTTGAAGGAATATTTAACTAACGGAATTGTCGAAGCAAACTCCGAAATGCTAGCGAGGCTTACCGCGTATTTAACATTTTACGACCTGCCTTATCGAATAAATAATCGATCTGCCG GTGATGTTTCAATGTTCGATTTACTTCTAGATCCATCAAATACCCAATTACCAGCTAGTACATTGCACAAGTTACACAATCTGCTAAGGATAGCATAG
- the LOC124221698 gene encoding rhomboid-related protein 4: MRPVQRQRQGLQYGIVLLCMQAINFGIDKIPPATLAGVIGQTLLYMGVIKVPWNADQVCISCVKILKYRNWRAFILSNFEHGSDMHLYYNMVSFILKGSTLENKYGTGNFVMLLSFLSVACSSMYVALGYCLTQVTGDYGYYTSCAIGFSAVLFALKVICICEEQDRLRDVGGFRVPSKFAVWAELILIHLLVPNASFVGHLGGILAGCFYCYTSVGALVDRMICGITGHPIVHEEEFYRRRSYF; encoded by the exons atgCGTCCAGTCCAGAGGCAACGACAAGGCCTACAGTACGGCATAGTTTTACTTTGCATGCAGGCCATAAATTTTGGTATCGACAAGATACCACCAGCCACTTTAGCCGGCGTAATAGGACAG ACACTTTTGTACATGGGAGTGATAAAAGTACCATGGAACGCCGACCAAGTGTGTATATCATGTGTGAAGATACTAAAGTATCGTAATTGGCGTGCGTTTATACTCTCAAACTTCGAGCATGGATCGGATATGCATTTGTACTACAACATGGTGTCGTTTATCCTGAAAGGATCGACTCTGGAGAACAAGTATGGAACAGGGAACTTCGTTATGCTGTTATCGTTCTTGTCAGTTGCCTGCAGCTCCATGTACGTTGCTTTGGGTTACTGCCTGACTCAGGTGACCGGAGACTACGGCTATTACACGTCTTGTGCCATCGGATTCTCCGCTGTTTTGTTCGCGCTTAAGGTAATCTGCATATGCGAGGAACAGGACAGACTGCGCGACGTTGGAGGCTTCAGAGTCCCGAGCAAATTTGCTGTCTGGGCTGAACTGATTTTGATACACCTGTTGGTGCCAAACGCTTCGTTTGTCGGTCACCTTGGAGGAATACTGGCTGGTTGTTTCTACTGTTACACAAGTGTTGGCGCACTCGTTGATAGAATGATATGCGGAATTACTGGTCATCCTATTGTACAtgaggaagagttttacaGAAGGCGAAGTTATTTTTAA